From Sporosarcina sp. Marseille-Q4943, the proteins below share one genomic window:
- the yvcK gene encoding gluconeogenesis factor YvcK family protein — protein MLQSGKMKKIVVFGGGTGLSTLLRGLKAYPVDLTAIVTVADDGGSSGRLLDQYNIPPPGDIRQVMAALSDVEPLIEKMFQYRFSNSDDLKGHSLGNLMLAALTDITGDFARAVEKMGRVLNIKGKVLPAANQKITLHAELDDGTIVTGESKIPVYGRKIRKVYMSPQEVEPLPETVEAIKEADLIIFGPGSLYTSILPTILVRDIRDAVLASQAKKVYINNLTTQEGETYQYTASEHVKALYDHAGSQFIDTVLLNKTDFQTLLHGEEPSVAQLPVENDIDALQLLVPTIVLGDFSTVLDGRIIHDAGKVASWIMGYMEGTIVSEET, from the coding sequence ATGTTGCAATCCGGGAAAATGAAGAAAATTGTCGTCTTTGGAGGCGGGACCGGATTGTCCACGTTGCTTCGGGGATTGAAGGCCTATCCAGTCGATCTTACCGCGATCGTTACGGTCGCGGACGACGGCGGCAGTTCAGGAAGGCTGTTGGATCAATACAATATCCCGCCACCAGGCGATATCCGTCAAGTGATGGCAGCGCTTTCAGATGTCGAGCCATTGATTGAAAAAATGTTCCAATACAGGTTTTCCAACTCGGACGATTTGAAAGGGCATTCGCTCGGGAACCTCATGCTTGCCGCATTGACGGACATAACAGGGGATTTTGCACGCGCAGTTGAAAAGATGGGCCGTGTTTTGAATATTAAGGGAAAAGTGTTACCAGCTGCAAACCAAAAGATCACCTTGCATGCGGAGCTAGATGATGGCACAATTGTAACCGGTGAGTCTAAAATCCCGGTGTATGGGCGCAAAATTCGGAAAGTCTATATGTCTCCGCAAGAGGTCGAACCTTTGCCTGAAACGGTGGAGGCCATCAAGGAGGCAGATTTAATCATTTTTGGGCCTGGAAGCTTATATACGAGCATTCTGCCGACGATACTTGTGAGGGATATCCGTGATGCCGTCCTGGCGTCTCAAGCGAAGAAGGTATATATCAATAACTTGACGACGCAGGAAGGTGAAACGTATCAGTACACTGCGTCCGAGCATGTGAAGGCACTATATGATCATGCCGGCAGTCAATTCATTGACACGGTGCTGTTGAATAAGACGGATTTCCAAACGTTATTACACGGGGAAGAGCCGTCCGTGGCGCAGCTCCCTGTAGAAAATGACATAGATGCTTTGCAACTGCTCGTCCCTACTATCGTATTAGGGGACTTTTCGACGGTTTTGGACGGAAGAATTATCCATGACGCCGGTAAAGTCGCATCATGGATCATGGGTTATATGGAAGGTACGATCGTTAGCGAGGAGACCTGA
- a CDS encoding nucleoside recognition domain-containing protein: MQTLRNGLKAGLKTTWTLGKIIFPITVLLVILQHTPVLPWLVKLISPFMGLFGLSGEAAIPLVLGNALNLYAGIAGILSLELTVKEVFILAVMLSFAHNMFIETGVALKVGVKLWIVLVVRFGLAAFSGIIINLFWNGGGEIAQYGIAPEVATAPEGWLAIGLLGLQKASFGVLQLALIVIPLMIIVQFLKDRNYLQKFSDKLAPFTKVIGVQPNASLTLVAGLVIGLAYGAGVMIQAVQEDGVSKKDATLAFIFLVACHAVVEDTLIFMPLGIPILPLLIIRLVTAFVLTIAVAYLWKQAERKREKEVTVLDG; encoded by the coding sequence ATGCAGACGCTTCGAAATGGGTTGAAAGCTGGCTTGAAGACGACATGGACGTTAGGGAAAATCATTTTTCCAATCACCGTCCTTCTCGTCATTTTGCAACATACACCTGTATTGCCGTGGCTCGTAAAGTTAATATCGCCATTCATGGGCTTATTCGGATTGAGCGGGGAAGCCGCGATTCCGTTAGTGCTCGGCAATGCATTGAATTTATACGCAGGGATTGCAGGTATTCTCTCGCTCGAACTTACGGTGAAGGAAGTTTTCATTTTGGCTGTTATGCTCAGCTTTGCGCATAATATGTTCATCGAGACGGGAGTCGCTTTGAAAGTCGGAGTCAAATTGTGGATTGTGTTAGTCGTCAGATTCGGTTTGGCGGCGTTCTCCGGCATCATCATCAATTTGTTTTGGAATGGCGGCGGAGAAATTGCGCAGTACGGCATAGCTCCTGAAGTGGCAACTGCTCCGGAAGGCTGGCTCGCAATCGGCTTGCTCGGTTTGCAGAAGGCGTCGTTCGGCGTATTGCAACTGGCGCTTATCGTCATTCCGCTCATGATCATCGTGCAATTTTTGAAAGACCGCAACTACTTGCAGAAGTTTTCGGATAAACTGGCGCCTTTTACGAAGGTGATCGGCGTACAGCCGAACGCGTCGTTAACTTTGGTTGCCGGCCTCGTCATCGGCCTTGCCTATGGCGCAGGTGTCATGATCCAAGCGGTACAGGAAGATGGCGTCAGCAAAAAAGATGCGACGCTCGCGTTCATCTTTCTCGTTGCATGTCACGCGGTCGTTGAAGATACACTTATTTTCATGCCCTTAGGTATTCCTATCTTGCCGTTGCTCATCATCCGCCTCGTCACGGCCTTCGTACTGACGATTGCGGTCGCTTACTTATGGAAACAGGCGGAACGGAAGAGGGAGAAGGAGGTTACAGTTCTGGATGGATAA
- the trxB gene encoding thioredoxin-disulfide reductase, with product MTTEKIYDVIIIGAGPAGMTAAVYTSRGSLSTLMLERGIPGGQMANTEEIENYPGFETILGPDLSTKMFEHAKAFGAEYAYGDVTEVIDEGNFKTIKAGNKEYKARAIIITTGAEYRKMGVPGEKELTGRGVSYCAVCDGAFFKGREIVVIGGGDSAVEEGGYLTRFANKVTIIHRRDELRAQKILQDRAFANEKIDFIWNSTVKQVNEKDGKIGSVTLVSTVDGTETVMDTEGMFVYIGMDPLTAPFKSLGILDEHGYIVTNEEMETKVPGIYAAGDVRQKTLRQVVTATGDGSIAAQACQKYIEELAEKMAAEV from the coding sequence ATGACTACCGAGAAAATATACGACGTCATTATCATTGGCGCTGGTCCAGCTGGAATGACCGCTGCAGTCTACACATCCAGAGGGAGTTTATCGACTCTTATGCTGGAGCGCGGCATCCCGGGCGGACAAATGGCAAACACGGAAGAGATTGAGAACTACCCTGGATTCGAAACGATCCTCGGTCCTGATCTTTCGACTAAAATGTTTGAGCATGCGAAAGCTTTCGGTGCGGAATATGCTTACGGCGACGTAACCGAAGTGATAGATGAAGGAAATTTCAAAACGATCAAAGCAGGCAATAAAGAATATAAAGCTCGAGCCATCATCATTACGACCGGTGCCGAGTATCGTAAAATGGGCGTACCGGGTGAGAAGGAATTGACAGGCCGCGGCGTCAGCTATTGCGCAGTTTGTGACGGAGCATTCTTTAAAGGAAGAGAGATCGTGGTCATCGGCGGCGGAGACTCCGCAGTCGAGGAAGGTGGATATTTGACGCGCTTTGCAAACAAAGTGACAATCATTCACCGACGCGACGAACTTCGCGCACAAAAAATCCTTCAAGACCGTGCGTTTGCAAACGAGAAGATCGACTTCATCTGGAATTCGACGGTCAAGCAAGTTAACGAAAAAGACGGCAAAATCGGCTCAGTGACACTCGTCTCAACAGTGGACGGCACGGAGACGGTAATGGATACGGAAGGCATGTTCGTCTATATCGGCATGGATCCGTTGACGGCTCCTTTCAAAAGCCTAGGCATCTTGGATGAACACGGCTATATCGTCACGAACGAAGAGATGGAAACGAAAGTGCCGGGCATCTACGCAGCCGGCGACGTACGCCAAAAAACACTCCGCCAAGTCGTCACAGCAACAGGCGACGGCAGCATCGCAGCACAAGCATGCCAAAAATACATCGAAGAACTCGCAGAGAAAATGGCTGCTGAGGTTTGA
- a CDS encoding N-acetylmuramoyl-L-alanine amidase, whose product MATIILDAGHGPNTAGKRSPDGKLVEFRFNAEVAELLRHYLLLEGVDVFYSHENSRDVPLSERASIANRLDADAFVSIHANAFGNGWNEAQGIETYMYPQVSKRTAALANLIHSSMISACGRKDRGVKTANFAVLRETKMPAVLVECGFMTNREEAGLLLSRAYRVQCARAIGFGILSWLYHEKIV is encoded by the coding sequence ATGGCAACTATCATACTTGACGCAGGGCACGGACCGAATACTGCTGGCAAAAGGTCGCCAGATGGCAAACTAGTGGAGTTCCGTTTCAACGCGGAGGTGGCGGAACTGCTACGGCACTATTTGCTGCTGGAAGGAGTGGACGTCTTTTATTCGCATGAAAACAGCCGGGACGTGCCTCTATCGGAAAGGGCTTCGATTGCAAACAGGTTGGATGCGGATGCGTTCGTGTCCATCCATGCAAATGCATTCGGCAACGGTTGGAATGAAGCCCAAGGTATCGAAACGTATATGTACCCGCAAGTGAGCAAACGGACTGCTGCATTGGCTAACCTGATACATAGCTCAATGATATCCGCTTGCGGGCGGAAAGACCGAGGGGTGAAAACCGCCAACTTCGCAGTGTTGAGGGAGACGAAGATGCCTGCCGTGCTAGTGGAATGCGGCTTCATGACGAATCGCGAAGAAGCTGGCCTCTTGCTATCGAGGGCATATCGCGTTCAATGCGCAAGGGCGATCGGCTTCGGCATTTTGAGTTGGCTGTATCATGAGAAAATCGTGTAG
- a CDS encoding DapH/DapD/GlmU-related protein — protein MRRTERYPAEGNANSLWQIYKTVSFFKVAKNFIFIQIGRYTPFIPMKNFIYRTFLGMKIGEKTSFALMVMPDTMFPERITVGSNSIIGFNTTILAHEYLIEEYRIGDVVIGDRVMIGANTTILPGVEIGDGAIVSSASLVNRDIPAGAMAGGNPVRIIYTAEQMEERRRTAQKLDVDKK, from the coding sequence TTGAGACGGACAGAGCGTTATCCTGCTGAAGGAAATGCGAACTCCCTTTGGCAAATATATAAAACGGTTTCGTTTTTTAAAGTGGCAAAGAACTTTATCTTCATCCAAATCGGAAGGTACACACCTTTCATTCCGATGAAGAACTTCATCTATCGGACATTTTTAGGAATGAAGATAGGTGAAAAGACATCATTCGCATTGATGGTCATGCCGGATACGATGTTCCCGGAGCGTATTACGGTCGGGAGCAATTCGATCATCGGGTTCAATACGACGATTCTCGCCCATGAATATTTAATTGAAGAGTATCGGATCGGCGACGTGGTCATCGGTGATCGGGTGATGATCGGTGCAAATACGACAATCCTTCCCGGAGTGGAAATCGGGGACGGAGCCATCGTATCTTCCGCGTCGCTTGTCAACCGCGACATCCCTGCTGGTGCAATGGCCGGGGGCAACCCTGTGCGCATCATTTACACTGCCGAGCAGATGGAAGAGCGTCGCAGGACTGCCCAAAAATTGGACGTTGACAAGAAATAG
- the ppaX gene encoding pyrophosphatase PpaX has protein sequence MDKITTLLFDFDGTLLDTNELIIQTFQTVLNAHYPGRFEREDILRFLGPTLKETFDSIDPTKSEELINEYRTWNLANHDAFASEFDGVSDTLVQLKNAGFKMAIVSTKRNDMIMKGLKLMPAGNVFDTIIGLDAVKHPKPHPEPLLLAMERLNSTPQETLMIGDNIHDILGGKNAGVRTAGVAWSAKGENFIREQEPDFVLQHISDLLSITAGVEA, from the coding sequence ATGGATAAAATTACAACTTTGCTATTTGACTTCGATGGAACGTTGCTCGACACGAATGAACTAATCATTCAAACGTTCCAAACGGTTTTGAACGCACATTACCCGGGAAGGTTTGAAAGGGAAGATATCCTTCGATTCCTTGGGCCGACTTTAAAAGAAACATTCGATAGTATCGATCCTACGAAATCGGAAGAACTGATCAATGAATATCGCACATGGAACTTAGCAAATCACGACGCTTTCGCTTCCGAATTCGACGGGGTGAGCGACACGTTAGTGCAATTGAAAAATGCTGGCTTCAAGATGGCCATCGTATCGACGAAACGGAATGATATGATCATGAAAGGCTTGAAGCTAATGCCGGCAGGGAACGTGTTCGATACGATAATCGGATTGGATGCTGTCAAACATCCGAAGCCTCATCCGGAGCCATTGCTTCTCGCAATGGAGCGATTGAACTCGACACCGCAGGAAACGTTGATGATCGGTGACAACATTCATGATATTCTCGGAGGGAAAAACGCCGGAGTTCGCACGGCTGGAGTAGCTTGGTCAGCAAAAGGCGAAAATTTCATCCGGGAGCAGGAGCCTGATTTTGTCTTGCAACATATTTCAGACTTACTGTCGATAACAGCAGGCGTGGAAGCTTGA
- the whiA gene encoding DNA-binding protein WhiA, which translates to MSFASEVKKELTQIDSKECCVKAEIAAFIRMNGALSFSNKQLSLDVQTENAAIARRLYSNIKKLYPYKVELLVRKKMRLKKNNVYICRIRDGAKQLLEDLYILTGTFQFKNEIVEQLVKRKCCQKSYLRGAFLAGGSVNNPETSSYHLEIFSFYKEHSEALVDLMNKYQLNAKSIERKKGYIAYLKEAEKISDFLGLIGAHVSLMKFEDVRILRDMRNSVNRLVNCETANLNKTIGAAQRQVENIKFIQSTIGLDQLPDRLQEIAQLRIEHQDVTLKELGEMVSGGTVSKSGVNHRLRKIEEIAENLRSGGIVSR; encoded by the coding sequence ATGTCTTTTGCATCTGAAGTAAAAAAGGAACTGACACAAATCGATTCCAAAGAATGCTGTGTGAAAGCGGAAATCGCCGCCTTCATCAGAATGAACGGAGCCCTATCATTTTCGAATAAACAATTAAGCTTGGACGTGCAAACAGAAAATGCGGCAATTGCTAGGAGACTTTATTCAAATATTAAGAAGCTATATCCTTATAAAGTCGAGTTGCTCGTCCGTAAGAAAATGCGCCTGAAGAAGAACAACGTCTACATATGCCGAATTCGCGATGGAGCGAAGCAATTATTGGAGGACTTGTATATACTGACGGGAACCTTTCAATTTAAAAATGAGATTGTAGAGCAATTGGTGAAAAGGAAATGCTGCCAGAAATCGTATTTGCGTGGAGCATTCCTTGCAGGCGGCTCTGTCAACAATCCCGAAACTTCCTCCTATCACTTGGAGATTTTCTCTTTTTACAAAGAGCATAGTGAAGCATTAGTGGATTTAATGAATAAATACCAATTGAACGCGAAATCGATTGAACGTAAAAAAGGCTATATCGCCTATTTGAAAGAGGCGGAGAAGATTTCGGATTTCCTAGGATTGATCGGAGCGCACGTCTCCTTAATGAAATTCGAAGACGTCCGCATTCTGAGGGATATGCGAAACAGCGTCAATCGTCTTGTCAATTGTGAAACTGCCAATTTGAATAAGACGATAGGAGCGGCACAGAGACAAGTTGAAAATATCAAATTCATCCAGAGCACAATCGGACTGGATCAATTGCCTGACCGCTTGCAGGAGATTGCTCAACTACGCATAGAACACCAGGACGTCACCTTGAAAGAGCTTGGCGAAATGGTGAGCGGCGGTACAGTAAGTAAATCCGGAGTGAATCATCGTCTTCGGAAAATCGAAGAAATCGCAGAAAATCTCCGTAGCGGAGGTATTGTAAGCCGATGA
- a CDS encoding tetratricopeptide repeat protein, protein MDKKYKNIDKKVISFIPDGEFYYQKGVKAMQRERFDDAHRYLQRAVELSPNDPLILMQYGILIMEEGMFEEAYEILAAAHGLDPEEEDIIFYLAEVHAHLGLLRDAKIYAEKYIALAPDGPLADDSMEIIDFAEQEEAFFTDEEMPDGEVYFLQEKARRLMEAGSFEEAIEILESIIVDYPDFWAAYNNLALAYFYIGKIEQAKELLFDVLDKNKGNLHALCNLAVFYYYEKDKEELDSMLELLMKIKPYQFIHRYKLGATFALVGKHKEAYGWLRSLQKRGFEGDAGYYFWLAHSAYFSGHEQVAKESYEKLVELDPSKAGFEPWKDVHSTAKPESYEQDRDFLLSKITNKYRSERLLGFYLLGKSAHKQEIVSHPSYINLEKLSVIEQLFLAHSLNYEFTIENEFDHSFMRALETTELLYEKYKPLERQGTHLFQMWFTLCEVGLSRSYHFRNPSALAAAADYMFQSSRYKGVTKTAIARIYGISVPTLTKYVSDLMEFLPQFNA, encoded by the coding sequence TTGGACAAAAAGTATAAGAACATAGATAAGAAAGTCATTTCTTTTATCCCGGACGGTGAATTCTACTATCAGAAAGGCGTTAAAGCAATGCAGCGCGAACGCTTCGATGATGCCCATAGATACTTGCAAAGGGCCGTTGAATTGAGCCCTAATGATCCACTCATCCTTATGCAATATGGCATTCTCATCATGGAAGAAGGCATGTTTGAGGAAGCTTATGAAATTCTGGCGGCAGCGCATGGCCTGGATCCGGAAGAGGAAGACATCATCTTTTATTTGGCCGAAGTCCATGCTCATTTGGGCCTTCTTCGTGATGCGAAGATTTATGCGGAAAAGTATATAGCATTGGCGCCGGATGGACCTTTAGCGGATGATTCGATGGAGATCATCGATTTCGCCGAGCAGGAGGAAGCCTTTTTTACAGACGAGGAAATGCCTGACGGAGAAGTGTATTTCCTTCAAGAGAAAGCTAGAAGGTTAATGGAAGCTGGCTCGTTTGAAGAAGCGATCGAAATTTTGGAATCGATCATCGTCGATTATCCTGATTTTTGGGCTGCCTATAATAACTTGGCGCTCGCTTACTTTTATATCGGCAAGATTGAACAAGCGAAAGAATTGCTGTTTGACGTGCTCGATAAAAACAAAGGGAACCTTCATGCATTATGCAATCTCGCCGTCTTTTATTATTATGAGAAAGATAAAGAGGAATTGGACTCGATGCTCGAGCTTCTCATGAAAATAAAACCATATCAATTCATACATCGCTATAAATTAGGGGCGACCTTCGCGTTGGTCGGCAAGCATAAAGAAGCGTACGGTTGGCTTAGAAGCTTACAAAAACGGGGTTTTGAAGGGGATGCCGGATATTATTTCTGGCTCGCGCATTCTGCCTACTTCTCCGGTCATGAACAAGTGGCGAAAGAATCGTATGAAAAGCTCGTGGAATTGGATCCATCAAAAGCGGGTTTTGAACCGTGGAAAGACGTGCACTCTACGGCGAAGCCCGAGTCCTATGAACAAGATCGGGATTTTTTATTAAGCAAAATTACGAATAAATATAGAAGTGAAAGATTATTAGGGTTTTATCTGTTAGGGAAATCAGCGCATAAACAGGAGATTGTCTCACACCCTTCGTATATCAATCTCGAAAAGCTGAGTGTCATCGAGCAATTGTTTCTAGCGCATAGCCTCAATTATGAATTCACGATAGAAAATGAATTTGATCATTCATTCATGCGCGCCTTGGAAACGACTGAATTGTTATACGAGAAATACAAGCCATTGGAACGGCAAGGGACTCATCTTTTTCAAATGTGGTTCACACTTTGTGAAGTCGGTCTCAGCCGCTCCTACCATTTCAGGAATCCTTCGGCGTTGGCGGCGGCGGCAGATTATATGTTCCAATCATCCCGTTATAAAGGGGTTACAAAAACCGCCATTGCCCGCATCTATGGCATTTCAGTGCCGACGTTAACGAAATACGTCAGCGACTTGATGGAGTTTTTGCCGCAATTCAATGCGTAA
- the lgt gene encoding prolipoprotein diacylglyceryl transferase, translating into MFDLLTIDPTAFSIGPIDIRWYGILITTGIILAFIVVQKEMVKRGMHPDFLTDLLIWAVPISIISARIYYVLFSWDSYKDNPADVIKIWEGGIAIHGALIGAFLTTYFYTKRRGISFWKVVDIAVPGILIGQIIGRWGNFINQEAHGGPVSQKFLETTWIPDWIMNQMTINGVTYHPTFLYESLWNVVGLIIILLLRRVRLKRGEMFFFYLTWYSIGRFFIEGMRTDSLYGGDLRAAQIVSIIAIVFSVSLFIWRRFIKEVKVEYQDK; encoded by the coding sequence ATGTTCGACTTACTAACGATTGACCCGACGGCCTTTAGCATAGGGCCAATAGATATCCGATGGTATGGAATTTTAATTACGACCGGTATCATTCTTGCATTCATTGTCGTTCAAAAAGAGATGGTGAAGCGGGGAATGCATCCGGATTTCTTAACGGATCTGCTTATTTGGGCAGTGCCTATATCCATCATAAGTGCAAGAATCTACTACGTTCTATTTTCGTGGGATTCTTATAAAGATAACCCTGCCGATGTGATTAAAATATGGGAAGGCGGCATCGCCATCCACGGTGCATTAATTGGTGCCTTTTTAACGACGTATTTTTATACGAAACGACGCGGCATCTCCTTCTGGAAAGTGGTGGACATCGCCGTTCCGGGCATATTGATTGGTCAAATTATCGGCCGATGGGGAAATTTCATCAATCAGGAAGCGCATGGCGGTCCTGTATCGCAAAAGTTTCTAGAAACCACTTGGATTCCTGATTGGATCATGAACCAAATGACAATTAACGGCGTAACCTATCATCCGACATTCCTTTATGAATCGTTATGGAACGTCGTCGGCCTTATTATCATTCTGTTATTACGAAGAGTCCGATTGAAGCGGGGCGAAATGTTCTTCTTCTACTTGACATGGTATTCAATCGGAAGATTTTTTATCGAAGGGATGAGGACGGACAGTTTGTACGGCGGCGATCTTCGTGCTGCGCAAATCGTATCCATCATCGCCATTGTATTTTCAGTGTCACTATTCATCTGGAGAAGGTTCATCAAGGAAGTCAAAGTGGAATATCAAGATAAATAG
- a CDS encoding NUDIX domain-containing protein: protein MQRIANLLVLKDNQVLLLKKPRRNWYVAPGGKMDPGESIYDAAIREFTEETGATPVNPHVKGIYTMMIVDKDTNELLNEWMLYTFVAQDLIGTPYESNREGLLEWHPVESLKTLPMAEGDRTNLLFAASQTGVQYGTFYYTEEFELLDERIQKSMEGDQN, encoded by the coding sequence ATGCAAAGAATCGCGAATTTACTCGTACTCAAAGACAACCAAGTTCTTTTATTGAAAAAACCGAGACGGAATTGGTATGTGGCACCCGGAGGCAAGATGGATCCGGGCGAATCGATTTACGATGCCGCCATCCGTGAATTTACAGAAGAAACCGGAGCGACACCCGTCAATCCGCACGTGAAAGGCATCTACACAATGATGATCGTAGATAAGGATACAAATGAATTACTGAACGAATGGATGCTGTACACGTTCGTTGCGCAAGATCTGATTGGAACGCCTTATGAATCGAACAGGGAAGGCCTGCTCGAATGGCATCCTGTCGAAAGCTTGAAGACGCTTCCGATGGCGGAAGGCGATCGAACGAATTTATTATTTGCAGCCTCCCAAACAGGCGTGCAATATGGTACATTTTATTATACAGAAGAGTTTGAACTGTTGGATGAACGCATACAAAAATCAATGGAAGGTGACCAGAATTAA
- the hprK gene encoding HPr(Ser) kinase/phosphatase, whose product MSVVTVEDVQNRFGLEIVAGGEGIERSILTSDISRPGLEMAGYFDFYTANRVQLLGKTELSFFNKLDEAERQDRMDRLCTTETPAFILAHNIECPIELKRNAEERGIPVLQTEHPTTRFSGMLTNFLEGQLAPMTTVHGVLVDVYGIGVLITGKSGVGKSETALELVKRGHRLVADDAVEIRQVAKNVLIGNAPKILRHMLEIRGVGIIDMMMLFGASAVKDDKRILMVIDLEVWDPDKVYDRLGIDEEKMKVMDSDLTKLTVPVRPGRNLSVIIEVAAMDYRMKRLGINAAETFSKKLDLAISQGAEKSDEEGIE is encoded by the coding sequence ATGTCGGTTGTTACAGTGGAAGACGTTCAAAATCGTTTTGGACTTGAAATTGTTGCCGGTGGAGAAGGTATTGAACGTAGTATCCTCACGAGCGACATATCCCGGCCAGGTTTGGAAATGGCCGGCTATTTCGATTTTTATACGGCAAATCGTGTTCAATTGCTCGGAAAAACAGAGCTTTCCTTTTTCAACAAATTGGATGAGGCGGAACGCCAGGATCGGATGGACCGTCTCTGTACGACAGAAACGCCCGCTTTCATCCTTGCACATAATATTGAATGCCCCATAGAACTTAAGCGGAATGCGGAGGAGCGGGGAATCCCGGTGCTGCAGACCGAACATCCGACGACGCGGTTTTCGGGTATGTTGACGAACTTCCTGGAAGGTCAGCTCGCTCCGATGACGACAGTTCATGGTGTGCTTGTCGATGTATATGGAATCGGTGTGTTGATAACAGGGAAGAGCGGCGTAGGGAAAAGTGAAACTGCTTTGGAGCTTGTGAAACGAGGCCATCGTCTCGTCGCGGATGATGCTGTTGAAATTAGACAAGTGGCGAAGAACGTCTTGATCGGAAATGCTCCGAAAATTCTGCGCCATATGCTTGAAATCCGGGGCGTTGGCATTATTGATATGATGATGCTATTCGGTGCGAGCGCCGTGAAAGATGATAAACGGATTCTGATGGTCATCGATTTGGAAGTGTGGGACCCGGATAAAGTATATGATCGTTTAGGCATCGACGAAGAAAAGATGAAGGTCATGGATTCTGATTTGACGAAGCTCACTGTCCCAGTAAGACCTGGGCGGAACTTATCGGTCATTATTGAAGTGGCCGCCATGGATTATCGGATGAAACGATTAGGCATCAATGCAGCAGAGACATTTTCGAAGAAGCTTGATTTGGCAATTAGTCAAGGCGCAGAGAAATCCGATGAAGAGGGGATAGAGTAA
- the rapZ gene encoding RNase adapter RapZ → MENELPNSDVELVIITGMSGAGKTVAMQSFEDLGFYCIDNLPPELLVTFLDLMMKSENKMRRIAAVMDTRGGDLFDALIGALDNLLQMDGVSTKLLFLDADDETLVRRYKETRRSHPLAEGGLPLTGIRKERTLLSELRGRARSIYNTSELKPRELREKIMSEFSSTGDTAFTLNFISFGFKHGMPIDADVVFDVRFLPNPYYIEDLRPLTGLQKEVYEYVLKWNDTQVLIEKLTDLFKFIIPQYKNEGKSQVVVAFGCTGGQHRSVSLAEYFGNRFKEEYKTLITHRDVEKRKG, encoded by the coding sequence ATGGAGAATGAATTACCGAACAGCGATGTCGAATTAGTCATCATCACTGGCATGTCAGGTGCAGGGAAAACAGTTGCAATGCAAAGTTTCGAAGACCTGGGGTTCTATTGTATCGATAATTTGCCTCCTGAGCTGCTCGTCACTTTTCTGGATTTGATGATGAAATCCGAAAACAAGATGAGACGCATCGCCGCAGTCATGGATACAAGAGGCGGCGACCTGTTTGACGCGTTGATCGGCGCGTTGGATAACTTGCTCCAAATGGACGGAGTATCGACGAAGCTTCTCTTCTTGGATGCGGATGACGAGACGCTTGTCAGACGATACAAGGAAACGAGAAGGTCGCATCCGCTCGCGGAAGGCGGGCTGCCGCTGACAGGCATCCGCAAAGAAAGAACCCTCTTATCAGAATTGAGAGGTCGGGCACGCTCCATTTACAACACCTCCGAGCTGAAACCGAGGGAATTAAGAGAAAAAATCATGTCGGAATTCTCTTCGACCGGAGACACTGCATTCACCCTCAATTTCATTTCTTTCGGTTTTAAGCATGGCATGCCGATCGATGCGGACGTCGTGTTCGACGTACGTTTTTTGCCTAACCCCTATTACATCGAAGATCTGAGACCGCTTACCGGTTTACAGAAAGAAGTATACGAATATGTGTTAAAATGGAATGATACGCAAGTGCTGATTGAAAAGTTGACAGACCTGTTCAAATTTATCATTCCTCAATATAAGAACGAAGGAAAATCTCAAGTGGTCGTCGCATTTGGATGCACGGGCGGACAACATCGATCCGTGTCGCTTGCAGAGTATTTTGGAAATCGCTTTAAAGAGGAATACAAGACACTGATTACTCATCGAGATGTAGAGAAGAGAAAGGGTTGA